A stretch of Manis javanica isolate MJ-LG chromosome 1, MJ_LKY, whole genome shotgun sequence DNA encodes these proteins:
- the CCT4 gene encoding T-complex protein 1 subunit delta, which produces MPENVAPRSGAPAAAAGARGKSAYQDRDKPAQIRFSNVSAAKAVADAIRTSLGPKGMDKMIQDGKGDVTITNDGATILKQMQVLHPAARMLVELSKAQDIEAGDGTTSVVIIAGSLLDYCTKLLQKGIHPTIISESFQKALEKGIEILTDMSRPVDLSDRETLLNSATTSLNSKVVSQYSSLLSPMSVNAVMKVIDPATATSVDLRDIKIVKKLGGTIDDCELVEGLVLTQKVANSGITRVEKAKIGLIQFCLSAPKTDMDNQIVVSDYVQMDRVLREERGYILNLVKQIKKTGCNVLLIQKSILRDALSDLALHFLNKMKIMVVKDIEREDIEFVCKTIGTKPVAHIDQFTADMLGSAELAEEVNLNGSGKLIKITGCTSPGKTVTIVVRGSNKLVIEEAERSIHDALCVIRCLVKKRALIAGGGAPEIELALRLTEYSRTLSGMESYCVRAFADAMEVIPSTLAENAGLNPISTVTELRNRHAQGEKTTGINVRKGGISNILEELVVQPLLVSVSALTLATETVRSILKIDDVVNSR; this is translated from the exons ATGCCAGAGAACGTGGCACCCCGTAGCGGGGCGCCCGCCGCGGCTGCCGGCGCCCGCGGGAAAAGCGCCTATCAGGACCGCGATAAGCCAGCCCAGATCCGTTTCAGCAACGTCTCCGCTGCCAAAG CTGTTGCTGATGCTATCAGAACAAGCCTTGGACCAAAAGGAATGGATAAAATG ATTCAAGATGGAAAAGGTGATGTGACCATTACAAATGATGGTGCCACCATTTTGAAACAAATGCAAGTGTTACATCCAGCAGCCAGAATG CTGGTGGAGCTGTCTAAAGCGCAAGATATTGAAGCAGGAGATGGTACTACATCAGTAGTCATCATTGCTGGCTCTCTCTTAGATTACTGTACCAAGCTTCTTCAGAAAG GAATTCATCCAACCATCATTTCTGAGTCATTCCAGAAGGCTTTGGAAAAGGGTATTGAAATCTTAACTGATATGTCTCGACCTGTAGATCTGAGTGACAGAGAAACTTTGTTAAATAGTGCAACCACTTCATTGAACTCAAAG GTTGTCTCTCAATATTCAAGTCTGCTTTCTCCAATGAGTGTAAATGCAGTGATGAAAGTGATTGACCCAGCCACAGCTACTAGTGTAGATCTTAGAGATATTAAAATAGTTAAGAAACTTGG tGGAACAATTGATGACTGTGAATTGGTGGAAGGCCTGGTACTCACTCAAAAGGTGGCCAATTCTGGCATAACGAGAGTTGAAAAGGCTAAAATCGGGCttattcagttttgtttatcaGCTCCCAAAACAGAT ATGGATAATCAAATAGTAGTTTCTGACTATGTCCAGATGGACCGAGTGCTGCGAGAGGAGAGAGGCTATATTCTAAATTTAGTGaagcaaattaagaaaacagGATGTAATGTCCTTCTCATACAGAAGTCTATTTTAAG AGATGCTCTTAGCGATCTTGCATTGCATTTCCTGAACAAAATGAAGATTATGGTGGTTAAGGATATTGAAAGAGAAGACATTGAATTTGTTtgtaag ACAATTGGAACCAAGCCAGTTGCTCATATTGACCAATTCACTGCTGACATGCTGGGATCAGCGGAGTTAGCGGAGGAGGTCAATTTAAATGGTTCTGGTAAACTGATCAAG ATTACAGGCTGTACAAGCCCTGGAAAAACAGTTACAATTGTTGTTCGTGGATCTAACAAATTGGTGATTGAAGAAGCTGAGCGCTCCATTCATGATGCCCTATGTGTTATTCGCTGTTTAGTGAAAAAGAG AGCTCTTATTGCAGGAGGTGGTGCTCCAGAAATAGAGCTGGCCCTACGGCTAACGGAATATTCACGCACATTGAGTGGTATGGAATCCTACTGCGTCCGTGCTTTTGCAGATGCTATGGAAGTCATTCCATCTACACTAGCTGAAAATGCTGGCCTGAATCCCATTTCCACAGTAACAGAACTAAGAAACCGACATGCCCAAGGAGAAAAAACTACAGGCATTAATGTCCGAAAG GGTGGTATTTCCAACATTTTGGAGGAACTGGTTGTCCAGCCTTTGTTGGTTTCAGTCAGTGCACTGACTCTGGCAACTGAAACTGTCCGGAGCATTCTGAAAATTGATGATGTG GTAAACAGTCGATAA